The Gracilinanus agilis isolate LMUSP501 unplaced genomic scaffold, AgileGrace unplaced_scaffold39623, whole genome shotgun sequence genome includes the window GGCCCTGCCGGGGCCCCAGAGGGGCAGCCGCCGCTCCGAAAGCACAAGCAGAAGGGCGAGGCCTGGAGCGGCCGAGGGCGATGGGGCAGGGCGAGGGCCGCCCACGAGCACAGGTGCCTGGGCAAGCTGGCGGTGCGCGTGGAGCTGCCCAAGGCCCTGCGGCCCCTGCTCCTGCACGACTGGAGGCTGGTGACCCTGGAGAAGCGGCTTTTCGTCCTGCCCGCCAAGAGGCCGGTGGAGGCCATCCTGGCCGAGTACGTGGTGCGCCAGCAGAACTGCCAGACGGCCTTCAAGAAGTACCCCGTCGGGGAGGCCGTGGTGGCCCTGCAGGAGTTCTTCGACCTGGTGCTGAGCAGCCAGCTGCTCTTCCGCTTCGAGAAGCTGCAGCACTGCCGGATCCTGCTCCGCCACCCCCAGGCCCGCATGTCCCAGATCTACGGGGGCGCCCACCTGCTGCGCCTCTTCCCGCAGCTCGGCCCCATGCTGGCCTGCGCTCCCCTGGGCGCCCCCAGCCTCCGGCTGCTGCTGAGCCACCTGCAGGGGTTCCTGCAGTATTTTGCCAGCGACCCGTCCCTGCTGTTTAAGGCCGCCACCGACTACCAGGTGGCCTCGGCCGAGTACCAGCAGCAGGCCGGGTGAGGCTGCGCCCCCCCCCTTCCCTCGCCCCTCGCCCGTTGGCATTTCTCTGTCGGTTCAGTTGTCAGGGTGGGAGCTCCTTTCCCCCTCTGCAGAGCGGTGCCACGTGGGAGCTGTGCCCGGCCGGGGACACCCGCACGATCGTCCAGCGTCCTGGATGCCCGCGTCAGTGCCCCCGGAGCTTCCTGGACCACCTGATCCTGGCCTCTAGCCATCCCTGCCCTGGCCGGGGCCGCTCTCTGCCCACACGAGAGGGCGTCACCGTGTGGCCAGGAAGGGAGCCCCACTTCGGAGGTTTCCCCCAGCGATCCCAGCAGCCTTTCGGGCAGCCAATAAAGTGCCTTCTGCGTTGCCAGTGGTCTGGACGTGGCTCTCCTTGCTTCGGCGGTGTCTTCCCGGGGGTGGAAAGGGAGATTTCACGGCTCCCCCCAGCAGCGGGGGGTTGGGGGCGGGAGCAGGCGGCGAGGCCCGTTCCCCAGGGTGGCCCCACTAGCCAGGAGCAGCTCCGGGGCCTGGGCGAGTCGAGGCcacggcggcggcggcagcagcaagAGATCCcgttctaatgggggagacctcGTGCCGAGGCCAGTGGCGCTCCGTAGAAGGAGCAGGGAACCGGGGACTTCTGTGCCAGCTTTGAGGCGCCAGGGCTAGTTGGCGATTGGCACCGGGGCCAGGCTGGCATCTCAGAGGGTTTCTCTCCCCCAAGGCCGTTCCGGCTTGTCTCCGAGCTTTCAGCCTGAGGGCCGGCAACGTGCCATCCTCACTTGGAGCAGAAGGCCGCTCTCTTGTGGCCCACCATCTGCGGCTCCAGCAGTGCCCGGGAACGGATGCCGCGTCTTCAGGGCTAATGGGGAACGTCAGTCCAGGACCGCCACCCCCACCATGCTGGCAAGCCTTCTGGGACCAAGAGGAAGGGACTAGGCAAGGGTCTCTGTGGAGATCCGAGACCCCCAGCTGGCAGGGCTCCgcctccccccccacacacaaacaCTCCTAGAGGCCCGAGTGCGAGGCCGTCCCTGATCCGCTTCACTACTACAGAGTGATCCGGAAATTGTCTCCGTCCCAGAGCCCAGCCCCGTGTAGCCAGGCCTGCCCAGGTGCCTCACGGTGCAGCCCTCGGTGGTTCTCCTTGTCCCTGGAAAGTGCTCCACAGACTCCCTTCCCCCAGCGGGTCGTTCGTTCCCTCCTCGATTCCTTCCTCGGGGTTCTCGGGCTCTTTGCCCCAGCAGCCTCCCGGGAGAGGGGCAGAACGGATGGGTGCCCCCTCCAAGAGGGCCGTCACCAACTCGTTCAGCCGAGGGGCCGGGGcacatggggaggggaggggagggagggaggaaggccaGGGAGGGCTGCCCACCGGGGCCACGGGGGCCGGCTCTATCTGGCCTCCCGGCTGGGCTCAGAGTTCAAGGATTTACGGACACCGAGTCCCCGGGAGACTCACGGCGGCACGAGCTTCCTTAGCGACTGGCGCACACACAGAGGCACCGACACCCTCCCACGAGAACTCGCCCACGCTCGCCGGTGCACACAGACGCACAAGGCTAGAGTcactcctgggggggggggggcaggcatGGACCAGAGATGCCGAGCGGCCCCCACGCCACTCGCGCTCGCTCCCCCTTCTCCCAGGGATCTCTGGCAAAGCCTCCCGAGGCTGCCCGGCTCCTCCACGTTCGCCTCGGGGAGAGCCCGGAGTCTCTCCTCGCCCGGCGTGGCACCTGCACGGCTTCCTCGGAATGGCCTCGAGGTCCCTCTACCGTCATCTCTGACTGGTTCCCGAAGGGCTCCCCGCGGCCTTGTGGCGGCCGCCTTGGGCGGATGGGGAAAGCGAGGAGCCCCGGCCGGGCTCCCTCACGGCTCCCGGGGCCCTGGGACACCCCTGGGCGGGGAAACTGAGCCCACGAGAGCGCCTAGGGATGGCCTTTGGCTTGGAGTCTTCAGCCAGCTAGGAGTGTGGGATAGCTTTTGGCCAGCAGAGGGTGCAGGAAGGGCCAGGCTTCCCTCGCCGCTCACCAGATGGTGCCCGCACTCCATACAAGCCATggagcttcctccctctccccctccgtGCCCCCCCCACCCCGGCCCTTAGATCAAGATCCAAGGCCAGACGAGACGTGGCCGGAAAGCACGACACCACTGAGGCGGACTCGGCGGAAAGAGGACCCTTTAATGAAGCAGCGAGCCGCCCCACGAGCTCTGCGAAGGTGGACCAGGGCCCTCCTCGGCCTCCTCGGCCTCCCTTCCCGCTCCGACATATCCCCGCGTCGTTCCCTTTGGCGAGTGGACAATCGCGGCCAACCCAAAGGTCCCGCCACAACCCAGAGGAACGGGGGACCGAGAGCCCGCCCCGCCCGCCCTCCCACTCTGGAGGCTGAGAGCGAAGCCCGACGCTGCTGCTCCTGGGGGTTGGGCTTCTCTCGCTGGGCATCGGTCTGTGGAGGTCCCTCGCCATCACGCCCGGCCACACGGAGCAGCTGGAAACGCTGGGCCACAAGCAGGCCCTTCCCCGTTTTTCTCTGGAAGACGGCTGGGTTTTGGCGAGCTGAAGGAGATCCATCGAGCGGGCCCAAGTCCGTCCCTGTCCCTGGGCTGTGTCCGAGGAGCCCGTCTCCGGGCCGGCCTTCTCCGATTGCCCCGATGAAGGAAGCGGCTGGTGCAGAAGGCCCCGCTCCATGGGCTTCCTGGAAAGGGCGGCGCTTCCgagttctttctttcctttggaacAAGGGACAAGGCGGCAAGTGACCCCTTTGGCCGGAGCGAGTTCTTCGACCTACCTGCGTGCTCCCCGCCGGCACCAAAGCGAAGTTGGTCTTCGGTTACTTCTCCCGAGTTTCCATGCAGGGCTGCGTGTCTGCCCACAGGCCCGTGTCAGCCAGAGAGCTCTCCTCTGGCGAGCCAGCATGGGTGCGGCCCGAGAAGAGGAGAAGTCACGGGAGAGACGAAGCACGAGGCCCAAAGGGAGCCTTCCCAAAGCGGCCTCGGGGACACGAGAGTGTGGGGATACTGACTGGGAGGCTGGAATTCTGGGACGAGGGGTGGGCACGAGAGGCGCAGGACTGGGGCCGGGCAGCAGCTCCCCCCGGAAAGGAGATCCATCTGTGCACGAATGGCACGGAGCTCTCCTCCTCGCGGCCCTCCCCAGCCAGAAGGCCAGCTGGGCTGCTCCGGAGCATCTCCGGCCCAGCGAGCTCTCCTCCAATGGCTCCGGCCCCTTCCCATCACGTTCCCTCTGTGGTAGGCGACGGTCAGATGGGCTTTTCCAAAGGAACGTCGTCCTCAACAGGCCTTAGCCCAGATATTGGGACTTTGTCCCCTCCCACGAAGGAGGCCCGACCCCACCCCCCCagcacacacgcacatgcacacgcacatgcacacgcacacacacacacccaaccCGCCCCGTTTCAGACTCGGGGAGTCCCGAGCTGGGTTCCTCTGTCCCTCCCGCTCAAGTACCTGCCATCGTGCTTTCTCCACACTTCCTGCACGCCTGTCCTGCTCCCGGAGCCTGCAATCCGGGCTCTAAGGCTGCCACGCCTGGAGCCGGGTCCAACACGGAGCTCACGGATGGCCTCTAAAACCGAGAGGGAACAGCGGCCCAGAACCTGGTCTCCAGAGGGGAGACACAGCAGGGACGGGGGAAGGTGTTCCTGGGCCCCTCTCGGATTCGGTTCAGGCGCCCATGCTGGGGGGCCCTCCAGGTGTGGCAGGAGGGAAAGAGAGTCCCGGGCTTAGTCTTGCCCGGTTTAAAGACGCCGCCTTTCTGGCCAGGCGACCCAAAGAAGATGCATCCAGGATGGGATGCAGGAGGTGCACATGTGGCGCCTCCACTGGAGGAAACTCTGCATGCTTGAAAGGACAAACCAAGAGCCGATGCCTCCAGAAGGGGGCGCGCTCTTTGTTTTTCATTGAGAACAATCCCGAGAACCCACACTGGGGATGAGTTCCAAGAGAAAAGGgcagtaagggccagacaattgggatggagtgacttgcccagggccacacgcCTAGGGAGTGTCTGGGGCATCCAGATTCTCCCCCTGcacatccagcactctatccactctgctacctagctgccccagtgacaaaaattattataacaaagtgaaaaaaactGGAGGGGAAAAGCCATAGGAATATCTAAATTCTCTCATTGCAACTGACCTGGAAGACAAATCgaggagagaaaaaacaaagagccctaaccccctcccccaaaaagagCCTAAATGTCCTATTTCCAGAAATCTTATACGGAAAATTGTCCATATAGCTTGGAACTAGAGGGCAAAGGGGACATAGAGTCTGCCAgctacctcctgaaagaaactcccAGAAGAACACAGGAGCATCAGAGCCAAAATCGAGAGCCTccgggtcaaagaaaaaatactgccaGCACCCAGTAAGAAGTCATTCAATACCTAGCtaggagccatagtcaggatcacaAAAGATTTAGCAGCCACCACTTTAAGGGAGCGCAAAGCTTGGATTGTGATATTAtatgggcttagagtcagaataACCTCTCCAGCAAGGCCGCGTATAATCCTTTCAAGAAAAATGGATCTTTCATGAAATCatgatgaaaagggagagaaaaggaaggagtcCCAACACAAGAactaagataaataggaaaatgtAAACCCAAAGAACAAAGGCCTGAGCCAAGATCAATTGTaaatcctctctccctccctcccttgtctttgtctctcctcgtttttctcttccctctttctcctgtttgtttatgtgtctgtgtctgtctctgaaagagagaagaggaggggaggggaggggagacccagagaaaggaagcTGACTCTTTTTGAACTGATATCTCCCCACCTTGCTGTGAAGTGTATTTGTCCATATACCACCTCTTCAGTGGAGCTCGTTCGGGAGCACTGACCCTTCCAGAACCCCGAAACCCTATATTTCCTGCCTTCCCGATTCACATACTAAGGGTCCAGAAGACCAAAGTGATTCCTTTTCAACTACCAAGACCCAGTGACATCTAATTTACATAACAGACCCCTCAGTGCTTGGAAGAACTTCAGCTACTATttcttctgcaaaaaaaaaaacaaccagccAACAGGAGCCATCCCCAAAattcagcccctccctgctgacTCAAAAGTACCTGAAGTTCTAACTAAATCCTTTCATGGTATTTGGACAAGGGTTCAATCCCCAGACAGGGAAGACCTAGGACCATGCAGTTGCCATTCTGCTCCCAAAGACATATATTCTGTTTTTTGCAGAtgctgtaaaagggaattctttgttctctccagttcacacttgtgaaagggaatcctttatgcCCTTTGTCTATTTGGAGTTAACCCTTTGGTTAACAAtcacttaagtacccctacttagtacctcaccagctTGTGaagaattaactctcctttgtccacttTTGAGTTGAACGCCCTAatacttagcactaggtggaggagctatGAAGCCATATAGAAATGCAGTTCGCCAGAGCAGCACGATTTATACAATAACAAGGAAAAGAACAAGAACTGAGCAATTCCCCAGTTCCAGAGGACCAAGACTACAGTATC containing:
- the LOC123255126 gene encoding mortality factor 4-like protein 2, translated to PAGAPEGQPPLRKHKQKGEAWSGRGRWGRARAAHEHRCLGKLAVRVELPKALRPLLLHDWRLVTLEKRLFVLPAKRPVEAILAEYVVRQQNCQTAFKKYPVGEAVVALQEFFDLVLSSQLLFRFEKLQHCRILLRHPQARMSQIYGGAHLLRLFPQLGPMLACAPLGAPSLRLLLSHLQGFLQYFASDPSLLFKAATDYQVASAEYQQQAG